In Lotus japonicus ecotype B-129 chromosome 5, LjGifu_v1.2, one genomic interval encodes:
- the LOC130720911 gene encoding caffeoylshikimate esterase-like isoform X2 produces MELSLTLRSQSQCLSFSSPFPRTIPISPKLNKPTSLTVRAKKKPSSIEGVSDELNAIASQNLDFAPSRRRVREAFTEVHQQLDHYLFKNAPAGIRTEEWYERNSRGLEIFCKSWMPEPGVPIKGALCFCHGYGGTCTFFFEGIAKQFAASGYGVYAMDFPGFGLSEGLHGYIPNFDDLVDDVIEQYTKIKARPEVRELPRFIMGQSMGGAIALKVHLKEPSDWDGVILVAPMCKIADEMLPSTTTLKVLNLLSKVTPKAKLFPYKDLNEFIFREPGKRKLAVYNVISYDDKTRLKTGMELLSATQDIESQLQKVSAPLLILHGAEDKVTDPLVSQFLYEKASSKDKTLKIYEEGYHGIMEGEPDDRIFAVHNDIISWLDFRCLLIN; encoded by the exons ATGGAGCTATCGTTGACCCTCAGATCACAATCACAgtgtctttctttttcttctccatTTCCACGCACAATACCCATTTCACCAAAACTCAACAAACCCACCTCACTCACGGTGAGGGCCAAGAAAAAACCATCATCCATTGAAGGTGTCAGCGATGAGTTGAACGCCATC GCTTCTCAGAACCTGGACTTCGCACCCTCCCGGAGAAGGGTCCGAGAAGCCTTCACTGAGGTGCATCAGCAACTTGATCATTACTTATTCAAG AATGCTCCTGCTGGGATCAGAACTGAAGAA TGGTACGAAAGGAATTCGAGGGGGTTGGAAATTTTCTGCAAAAGCTGGATGCCAGAGCCTGGAGTTCCTATCAAGGGGGCTTTGTGTTTCTGCCATGGGTATGGGGGTACTTGCACTTTCTTCTTTGAAG gTATTGCCAAGCAATTTGCTGCTTCTGGATATGGTGTTTATGCTATGGACTTTCCCGGTTTTGGTCTATCTGAAGGATTGCATGGTTACATACCGAATTTCGATGATTTGGTCGATGACGTTATAGAACAATATACAAAAATTAAGG CAAGGCCTGAGGTGAGAGAGTTACCTCGATTTATAATGGGGCAGTCAATGGGGGGAGCAATTGCTCTTAAAGTTCATTTGAAGGAACCAAGTGATTGGGATGGAGTTATCCTTGTAGCACCAATGTGTAAA ATTGCAGATGAAATGCTACCATCAACTACAACTTTGAAGGTATTAAATCTTTTGTCTAAAGTGACACCAAAGGCAAAACTCTTCCCATACAAAGATCTAAATGAGTTCATTTTCCGGGAACCTGGCAAGAGAAAATTG gcCGTTTACAATGTTATTTCTTATGATGATAAAACGCGATTGAAAACTGGGATGGAACTCTTAAGTGCCACACAAGATATTGAGTCACAATTACAGAAG GTTTCAGCTCCATTATTGATTCTTCATGGAGCAGAAGATAAGGTGACAGACCCATTAGTGAGCCAATTTCTATATGAGAAAGCGTCTAGCAAGGATAAGACACTGAAGATTTATGAAGAAGGTTACCATGGCATTATGGAAGGGGAACCTGATGATAGAATTTTTGCTGTACATAATGACATTATCTCATGGCTTGATTTTAGGTGCTTGTTAATTAATTAA
- the LOC130720381 gene encoding uncharacterized protein LOC130720381, with the protein MSILNQLFSRGVFSTRCKTCLNLSISRIKLLQNKRDVQLKQMRREISQFLQAGQEAIARIRVEHIIREQNIWAAYEILELFCEFVLARVPIIESQKECPSELREAIASIIFAAPRCSDIPDLLHIKNLFTTKYGKEFVTAVSELRPDSGVNRTIIEKLSVSAPSGEVKLKVLKEIAKEYNLAWDSSKTEAEFRKNHEDLLGGTKQVGVGAAPSRTPSKKGSDYSSPSTMEHSIKSNHDKQEHKHLEAPIPSNNNSWLNTNEIEESHKNNGVPVRDAKSETKLPSSDVLEKARAAIASADRATAAARAAAALVHSNFGSLKRDN; encoded by the exons atGTCAATTCTAAATCAACTCTTCAGCAGAGGCGTGTTTTCTACTCGATG CAAAACATGCCTGAATCTGTCGATCTCGCGCATTAAGCTTCTACAAAACAAGAGAGATGTGCAGCTGAAACAAATGCGTAGGGAGATATCACAATTCTTGCAGGCTGGCCAAGAGGCAATTGCTAGAATTCGT GTGGAGCATATCATACGAGAACAAAATATCTGGGCTGCGTACGAAATATTGGAGTTATTCTGTGAATTTGTTCTTGCACGTGTACCTATAATTGAGAGCCAGAA GGAATGCCCCTCAGAATTGCGAGAAGCCATTGCAAGTATAATTTTTGCTGCTCCTAGATGTTCAGATATACCAGACTtattacacatcaaaaacttgTTTACCACCAAGTATGGAAAAGAATTTGTGACTGCAGTATCTGAACTTCGTCCTGATTCAGGCGTGAACCGCACG ATTATTGAAAAGCTTTCAGTTAGTGCCCCATCTGGAGAGGTAAAACTCAAGGTCTTGAAGGAGATTGCGAAAGAATACAATCTAGCTTGGGATTCTTCTAAAACTGAGGCTGAATTTAGGAAAAATCATGAAGATCTCCTG GGTGGAACAAAACAAGTTGGAGTTGGGGCTGCACCTTCTCGTACTCCCAGCAAAAAGGGTTCTGATTATTCCTCACCGAGTACTATGGAACATTCTATCAAATCTAACCATGACAAACAAGAACATAAACACCTTGAAGCTCCCATCCCttctaacaataattcatgGTTAAATACCAATGAAATTGAAGAGTCACACAAGAACAACGGTGTCCCCGTTAGAGATGCTAAGAGTGAGACCAAACTACCATCCTCTGATGTATTAGAGAAGGCCCGAGCTGCCATTGCTTCTGCTGATCGTGCAACTGCAGCTGCTCGTGCTGCTGCTGCGCTAGTACACAGTAATTTTGGATCATTGAAGCGGGACAATTAA
- the LOC130720911 gene encoding caffeoylshikimate esterase-like isoform X1 — protein sequence MELSLTLRSQSQCLSFSSPFPRTIPISPKLNKPTSLTNAPAGIRTEEWYERNSRGLEIFCKSWMPEPGVPIKGALCFCHGYGGTCTFFFEGIAKQFAASGYGVYAMDFPGFGLSEGLHGYIPNFDDLVDDVIEQYTKIKARPEVRELPRFIMGQSMGGAIALKVHLKEPSDWDGVILVAPMCKIADEMLPSTTTLKVLNLLSKVTPKAKLFPYKDLNEFIFREPGKRKLAVYNVISYDDKTRLKTGMELLSATQDIESQLQKVSAPLLILHGAEDKVTDPLVSQFLYEKASSKDKTLKIYEEGYHGIMEGEPDDRIFAVHNDIISWLDFRCLLIN from the exons ATGGAGCTATCGTTGACCCTCAGATCACAATCACAgtgtctttctttttcttctccatTTCCACGCACAATACCCATTTCACCAAAACTCAACAAACCCACCTCACTCACG AATGCTCCTGCTGGGATCAGAACTGAAGAA TGGTACGAAAGGAATTCGAGGGGGTTGGAAATTTTCTGCAAAAGCTGGATGCCAGAGCCTGGAGTTCCTATCAAGGGGGCTTTGTGTTTCTGCCATGGGTATGGGGGTACTTGCACTTTCTTCTTTGAAG gTATTGCCAAGCAATTTGCTGCTTCTGGATATGGTGTTTATGCTATGGACTTTCCCGGTTTTGGTCTATCTGAAGGATTGCATGGTTACATACCGAATTTCGATGATTTGGTCGATGACGTTATAGAACAATATACAAAAATTAAGG CAAGGCCTGAGGTGAGAGAGTTACCTCGATTTATAATGGGGCAGTCAATGGGGGGAGCAATTGCTCTTAAAGTTCATTTGAAGGAACCAAGTGATTGGGATGGAGTTATCCTTGTAGCACCAATGTGTAAA ATTGCAGATGAAATGCTACCATCAACTACAACTTTGAAGGTATTAAATCTTTTGTCTAAAGTGACACCAAAGGCAAAACTCTTCCCATACAAAGATCTAAATGAGTTCATTTTCCGGGAACCTGGCAAGAGAAAATTG gcCGTTTACAATGTTATTTCTTATGATGATAAAACGCGATTGAAAACTGGGATGGAACTCTTAAGTGCCACACAAGATATTGAGTCACAATTACAGAAG GTTTCAGCTCCATTATTGATTCTTCATGGAGCAGAAGATAAGGTGACAGACCCATTAGTGAGCCAATTTCTATATGAGAAAGCGTCTAGCAAGGATAAGACACTGAAGATTTATGAAGAAGGTTACCATGGCATTATGGAAGGGGAACCTGATGATAGAATTTTTGCTGTACATAATGACATTATCTCATGGCTTGATTTTAGGTGCTTGTTAATTAATTAA